In Mycobacterium sp. Aquia_213, the sequence CTACCTTGCCGTCAAGCTTTCCCATGACTGCTCCTTCGGGCGACTACCTGGATGGCTGAATCAAGCATCTGGTCAAGGGTGGGGAGCATTGCGAAGGCATCCGTGTTCGCCTCATCAATGCCGCACCTGGCGAAGCGCCCAAGTCCGCGGTAGAGCGCACTCAGACCAGCGGCACTGCCGACGACGGACCCGAGTACGGGCATGGCCAAATTGAGCTTCACCGCGAGAGTCCTCCAAGCAGGCCAGTGTCGGCCGACACGGCCATCTGGCATGAGCGAATGTCTTTCGGTAATCCATTAACACGATTTTGTGGGAACGCCGCCTGTTCGTGCATGGCTTGGCCCGGCGGCGGTGGCGGCTCAGCCGGGAACGGTGACACCGAGGGCGAAGTCGAAGTTCCCCACCCCGTGTTGGGCGAGACCGATCATGACCAGGCCGGTTCCTTCCAGGTAGTGCGCCATGGTCAAGCCGCCGACGTCTAGCGGGCGCAGCTTGAGGCTGTCGATGAACTCCGCAACGGCCGCCTTGGCGCGCTCGTCGTCGCCGGCGATGAAGACGTCGAGCGGCTGGCCCTTGGCCAGGACAGCACCGAAGGTGGTGTTGAAGGCCTTCACCACGCTGGCGGTGGCCGGGGCCGCATTGGCGACTTCCTGTGCGCTCGAGGTGCCGTCGGGGGTGGCGAGCCCGTCGGCCGCGGAATTGACCGGGTTGCAGATATCGACGATGACCTTGCCCGCCAGCGCGTTTCCGTACTGGGCGACGACCGGAACGACATTGGCGTACCCGAGGGCCACGATAACGATGTCCCCGGCCGGAACCGCGCCGAACTCCCCCGTCGTGGTACTACCGCCGAGAGCGTTGGCCAGCCCAGCGGCCTTGGACTGATCGCGGCCGACGACCTCGACGGTGTTGCCACCTGCTACTGCCAGCGTGCCGATGGTGCTGGCCATGTTCCCGGTGCCGATGATGCTGATGTTGCTCATGAGATGTCCTGTCTTGATTGATGATTGAAGATGCTGACTCCTGCACCCGAAGCCCGAGTGGGGACGTATTAACAAAGCGGGAGGTGTCGAGGTTGGTGTAACACCGCCGAGCTGGCTGAGCCGCCGTGACGGAGGGCACGGCCTGGGTCGTCACTCCCCGTTGGTGCGCAGTTCCCAGCGCGGCATGTCGATGACATCCGCGAGGTTGCGCTGCAGTGCGACGCCGGCGGGCAGGGTGCGGTAGAAGATGCTTACCTCGGCGATCGCCCCGTCCGCGTCGAGCAGGACGAAGAAGATTCCGTTGACTGCGGCGTCTCCGACTTGCAGCCGGAAGTGTGCCGCGTGGTGGGTCTCGCCGCTGAGGACCTCCAGGTAGGTGTCGTCGGACGACAGTCCGTTGACGGTCTTTATGGTGTCCACGGCGGTCTCGCGGCCGACGATCGGCTCATCACTGAACGGGCCGTACAGAACCACGTCCTCGGCGAGCAAACCGGTGAGGGCGTCTCTGTCTGCACCGCCGTTGATGCAGTCAACGAAGGACTCCAAGGTGTCGCGGTGCGGGGCGAATGTGGTCATGGTTACTCCTCATACGGGGCGAGATTGTGGTTCGTGCGCCTGGGCCGTCAGCCGGCCGGGAAGTAGTGGCCGTTGTCCAGATCGGCGAACAGACCGGGCTCAGTGGGTTCCCAGCCGAGGGTCTGGCGGGTGATGAGGCTGGTCGCCGGGAAGGATCCGGTGGCCAGATTCGTGAATTGCCCGAAGTATCCCGGCAGCATCAGGACGTCGATGGGAACGCTCACGACGGGCAGATACAGACGGCCGCCGATGGCCTCGGCGATGTCGCGGAACGGGATGCCCTCATCCTGAACCGCGTGCCAATACCTGCCGGCCGGACCCTTCTCCAGCGCCAGGCGGAACAGGGACGCGACATCGCGAATGTGGACGGCGCACCAAAAATTCGTGCCGTCTCCGGGGTAGCCGGCGGCGCCCTTCTCCTGCGCGAGCGCGATGAGCCCGGGCAGGAAGCCAGCGTTATCGGTCGTATCGTGCGCGATGAGCGGGAGCCGCACGATCGAAGACCGCACTCCCCGATCGGCGAGGCCAATTACGGCCCGTTCCACGACGTTACGAACACGCAGCGTGCCCTTGAACTCCTCCCCGCTGGGAAGGGCCGGGTCTTCCTCGGTGGCCGGCCGACCCAGATTCCCAGGCGAGCCGATACTGCCCGCTGCGACCAGCGGCTTTCCGGTCCCTTCCAGTGCCTCGCCGTAGGCAAGCATGATCGGCAGTTCCGCGGCGGCTACGGCGTCCATCCCACCGGAGGGAAGCAGGTCTTGCCTGTGGGCGACGTGGATGACGCCGTCGGCGTTCGCAGCCGCCTCCTTGAGCCCGTCGAGATCTTCGAGGTCGCCGCGACGCACCATCGCGCCAAGCCCGGACAGGGCCACCGCGGCAGTGTCCGACCGGGCCAGGCCGGTGACCTCGTGCCCGGCGGCGATGAGTTCGGGGATGATGTGCGAGCCGGCGTGACCGGTTCCGCCCGTGACGAAAACACGCATGTGACTTTCCTTCTGAGATAGGTGGAGTGGGTGTTCTTCTTGTGCCGCTTGTTGTCCGACGTGATAAGGCGCGAAAAGTGTTGGTGCCGTTGCGCTCAGCTGCGAATGCTGACACCGAGGAAGAGGTTGGTGTTCTTGACGGAGTGCGTGATGAGCCCCAGCTGCAGCAGGCTGGCGTTCTCCAGCGCCCGTGCCATGGGCAGCGGCCCGGCATCCATCGGGTGCATTCCCAGGCTTTCGATGAACACCGACACACGCGCCTTTGCCTGCGCGTCGTCGCCGGCGACGAACACGTCCACTGGGCGGCCCTCGACTGAGCCGGTCGCCAGCACGTCGCAGGGCAGGGTGTTGAACGCCTTGACGACGTGCGCGCCGGCGGGGACGGCCTTGGCGATCTCCTGCGCGCCGGAACTGCCGTCGGGGGTGAGGAAGCCGGTGAAATCCGGGGTGATGGGGTTGGTGATGTCGACGATGACCTTGCCGTGCAGGGCGTCCCCGTACTCGCGGACCACCGCCACCGCGCTGGTGTAGGGCACAGCGACGATCACGATGTCCCCGCCCGGGGCCGAACCGACCGTCCCGACAGTTGCGGAGCCGAGCGCGGCGGCCAATGCTCTGGCTTTGACCGGGTCGCGGCCGATGATCTCGACTGTGTTGCCGCCGGCGAGCGCACGGCCGGCCAAGGCGCTGGCCATGCTCCCCACGCCGATGATGCTGATGCCGCTCATGACATGTCCCGTCTTCACGTACGATCGAAAAGGTTGACTCGTCCACCATAAGACCGTTTGGATGATGAGTCAACCAAATGAGAGAAAGCATGGAACCAGATGGAACCGGACTGGCTGAACCCTCGTGAACACCGCGCCTGGCGGGCCTTCGTAGACGCGCGTCATCAGGTCGGCGTGCACCTGGACCGGGGCCTGCAGGGATCGGGCCTGTCCGGGGCCGACTACGAGGTCCTGGCGCTGTTAACGGATCACGACGGGGACCGAATGCCTTCCCATGAGCTGCGCAACGCACTGGGCTGGGAGAAGAGCCGTCTCTCCCACCAATTGCGGCGCATGCAGAAGGACGGGCTGATCAGCCGCGAGCCCAACCCCGCCGACGCCCGCAGCACCCTGGTCTGCCTGCTCCCGGCTGGCCGCGCGGCCATCGAGAAGGCGGCGCCCGGGCACGTGGCCGACGTCCGCCGGAACTTCATCGACCTGCTCACCCCGGCTGAGCTCGACATGCTCGCCGCCCTCAACGAACGAATCCTGCGCCACCTGGCCAAAGACGACGACTCCTCCGCCGAAGACGAGCCCTCATAGTCTTCATCGGCCGTGACGTGTTGACCTTCATGCTGGCGCGGAAGCTGGCTTCACACGCGGCGGGCTAGCGGGCGATGCCTGCCAACAGCAGGTCGAGCATCCGGCCGGTTTGTTCGGGCGAGCCGCTGACGAGAAAGATTCCGATCAGGCTGGACACCACGTCCTCGGCCGACACATCGGAGCGGAGGCTGCCGTCGTCGGCGCCGGCTCGCAACAGCGTGTCGGTCGCGGAGACGATGCTCGCGTGCATCTGATTGATTTCTACGGCCCCAGACTCGACCATCGCGCGCAATGAGTCGGCCATTCCCTTCTTGGCGTCGACGAAGCTCGCGTAGCGGTCCATCCAGCGCCGCAGCGCCGCCTTGGGCGGATGTTCTGCCAGCAGCCGATCCGCCGCCGCGACCACCTCGGCCAGCTCGGCCCGGTAGACGGCCTCGATGAGCACCTCCCGACTCGGGAAATGCCGATACAGCGTCCCGATCCCGACGCCGGCCTCGCGGGCGATCGACTCCAGTGAGACGGGTCGGCCCTCGGCGTTGGCGAACGCCGACGTCGCCACCGCGAGGAGCTTGTCGCGATTGCGGCGCGCGTCGGATCGAGTTGGCTCGACCAAATCGGAGGCTCCTCCGTTTCTGCTACGCTGACACAAGCGGAGGATCCTCCGCATTTCTTCAAGTGTCTCACGTGAGGAGCACCATGACGGACCTAACCGGCACCGGCACGATCGGAACCCACGCGGTCGCCCGCGTCGGCTACGGCGCCATGCAGCTGATGGAATCCTCGCCGGAGGACGCGGCCGCGGTGCTGCGTCGAGCGATCGAACTCGGCGTCAACCACATCGACACCGCGTCGTTCTACGGACCCGGCGAGGTCAACCGCCGCGTCCGCGCGGCGCTGGCCCCCTACCCGGACGACCTCGTCATCGTCAGCAAGGTCGGCGCGCGCTGGACCGGCGAGGACCCGATACCGCTGGCCGGGGCGCAAAAGCCCGCCGAACTGCGCACGGCCGTCGAAGACGATCTCAGTCAGCTCGGCCTGGACCGCATCGCGGTGGTCAATTTGCGGCGGATGGATCTCGGCCCGGGCGTGGGCGCAGAGGGCGACCAGATCGTCGACCTCGACGATCAGCTGGCCGAGATGATCGCGCTGCGCGACGAGGGCAAGATCGGCGCGATCGGCGTCAGCAGTGTGCCGCTCGACGTGCTGCGCCGCGCGCTGCCCGCGGGCATCGTCTGCGTGCAGAACGCGTACAGCCTGCTCGATCGCTCCCAGGAGGAGATGATCGAGGTCTGCGAGGCCGAGGGCATCGCGTGGGTACCGTACTTCCCGCTCGGGTCGTCGTTCCCCGGCTTTCCGAAGGTCGCCGACAATCCCGTCGTGGTCGACATCGCGGGCGAAATCGGCGCGACGCCATCCCAGGTCGGCTTGGCCTGGCTGTTGGCCCATTCCCCGAACACGTTGCTGATTCCCGGCACCCGGTCGATCGCTCACCTTGAGGAGAACCTCGGTGCGGGAGGCGTCACGCTGGGGGCCGACGCGCTGGCCCGGCTGGACGCCGTCACCACACCGGGGATCGACCCGTGGGCGCACGGCGTCGAACCCTTCCTGGAGGCGCCGCAAGGCTGACTACTGTTGCGGGCATGGCGCGTGCCGACGACCCCAAGCCGCCCTGGTGGCTGAAACCGGCGAACAAGGTCTTCATCCAGATGTCGCGGCTCGGGCTGAGCTTCGGCGGTGAGAGTCCCGTAGTGCTGACCGTGCCGGGCCGCAAGTCGGGCACACCGCGTTCGACGCCGGTGACGCCGATGACCGTCGACGGCAAGCGCTACGTCGTCGCCGGCTTTCCCGGCGCGGACTGGGTGCGCAACGCCAGGGCGGCCGGGCAAGCCACGATCCGCCGTGGCCGCACCGAGGAACGGGTGCGGACGGTGGAGTTGTCCGCGGCGGACGCGCGCCCGATTCTGCGGGTGTTCCCCACCGAAGTGCCAACGGGTGTGGGATTCATGAAGCGGGCCGGACTCGTCACCGAGGGCAGTCCCGACGAGTTCGAGCGTCTGGCAGGCCGCTGCGCGGTATTCCGCCTGGACCCGTTTAGGAGTTGAATAGCCTTGAGTGACAACCCATTTGATGCGCAAGCCTGGCGGCCGGTCGACGGCTTCGGCGATCTGACGGACATCACGTATCACCGCCACGTCGACGACGCGACGGTCCGGGTGGCGTTCGACCGCCCCGAGGTGCGCAACGCGTTTCGGCCCCACTCCGTCGACGAGCTGTACCGGGTGCTCGACCACGCCCGGATGTCCCCCGATGTGGGCGTGGTGCTGTTG encodes:
- a CDS encoding NADPH-dependent F420 reductase, with the translated sequence MSNISIIGTGNMASTIGTLAVAGGNTVEVVGRDQSKAAGLANALGGSTTTGEFGAVPAGDIVIVALGYANVVPVVAQYGNALAGKVIVDICNPVNSAADGLATPDGTSSAQEVANAAPATASVVKAFNTTFGAVLAKGQPLDVFIAGDDERAKAAVAEFIDSLKLRPLDVGGLTMAHYLEGTGLVMIGLAQHGVGNFDFALGVTVPG
- a CDS encoding SDR family oxidoreductase, producing the protein MRVFVTGGTGHAGSHIIPELIAAGHEVTGLARSDTAAVALSGLGAMVRRGDLEDLDGLKEAAANADGVIHVAHRQDLLPSGGMDAVAAAELPIMLAYGEALEGTGKPLVAAGSIGSPGNLGRPATEEDPALPSGEEFKGTLRVRNVVERAVIGLADRGVRSSIVRLPLIAHDTTDNAGFLPGLIALAQEKGAAGYPGDGTNFWCAVHIRDVASLFRLALEKGPAGRYWHAVQDEGIPFRDIAEAIGGRLYLPVVSVPIDVLMLPGYFGQFTNLATGSFPATSLITRQTLGWEPTEPGLFADLDNGHYFPAG
- a CDS encoding NADPH-dependent F420 reductase, with protein sequence MSGISIIGVGSMASALAGRALAGGNTVEIIGRDPVKARALAAALGSATVGTVGSAPGGDIVIVAVPYTSAVAVVREYGDALHGKVIVDITNPITPDFTGFLTPDGSSGAQEIAKAVPAGAHVVKAFNTLPCDVLATGSVEGRPVDVFVAGDDAQAKARVSVFIESLGMHPMDAGPLPMARALENASLLQLGLITHSVKNTNLFLGVSIRS
- a CDS encoding MarR family winged helix-turn-helix transcriptional regulator — protein: MEPDWLNPREHRAWRAFVDARHQVGVHLDRGLQGSGLSGADYEVLALLTDHDGDRMPSHELRNALGWEKSRLSHQLRRMQKDGLISREPNPADARSTLVCLLPAGRAAIEKAAPGHVADVRRNFIDLLTPAELDMLAALNERILRHLAKDDDSSAEDEPS
- a CDS encoding TetR/AcrR family transcriptional regulator, which encodes MVEPTRSDARRNRDKLLAVATSAFANAEGRPVSLESIAREAGVGIGTLYRHFPSREVLIEAVYRAELAEVVAAADRLLAEHPPKAALRRWMDRYASFVDAKKGMADSLRAMVESGAVEINQMHASIVSATDTLLRAGADDGSLRSDVSAEDVVSSLIGIFLVSGSPEQTGRMLDLLLAGIAR
- a CDS encoding aldo/keto reductase, with the translated sequence MTDLTGTGTIGTHAVARVGYGAMQLMESSPEDAAAVLRRAIELGVNHIDTASFYGPGEVNRRVRAALAPYPDDLVIVSKVGARWTGEDPIPLAGAQKPAELRTAVEDDLSQLGLDRIAVVNLRRMDLGPGVGAEGDQIVDLDDQLAEMIALRDEGKIGAIGVSSVPLDVLRRALPAGIVCVQNAYSLLDRSQEEMIEVCEAEGIAWVPYFPLGSSFPGFPKVADNPVVVDIAGEIGATPSQVGLAWLLAHSPNTLLIPGTRSIAHLEENLGAGGVTLGADALARLDAVTTPGIDPWAHGVEPFLEAPQG
- a CDS encoding nitroreductase family deazaflavin-dependent oxidoreductase, giving the protein MARADDPKPPWWLKPANKVFIQMSRLGLSFGGESPVVLTVPGRKSGTPRSTPVTPMTVDGKRYVVAGFPGADWVRNARAAGQATIRRGRTEERVRTVELSAADARPILRVFPTEVPTGVGFMKRAGLVTEGSPDEFERLAGRCAVFRLDPFRS